A part of Larimichthys crocea isolate SSNF chromosome VII, L_crocea_2.0, whole genome shotgun sequence genomic DNA contains:
- the gvin1l2 gene encoding interferon-induced very large GTPase 1: protein MSVKLPKRLSSKKKKPPKDNAQAEVLNKLGLEAFSTTPLDPPSMLDISTWTLKKQEPLEPKNLPYAFLQRLWLLSPDARSPMTTKCNVNNDNKLPEEMISGSGESQCAINPLDLVTAVFMSANTFLQQEITMHMMQCQFAVPLVLPDRDPEKPNHFLIWPLRGVVSQWRSHFPDRNREVHEGNLASTYMPMVSCVKLGRCGVSKSQVLNNVINGLGSPSETFLHRGMDGGQLPRRLSNGLVEIGWYLPTGDNARDIFPVPVVISNLRGDANTHEKILWFLCQTSSAVVVFCGDLREKEKLLLSSCKDMASKLILIDVSEMENNENRVVGFVNPTLEEDIGLPGGSVLQGGTLSAEELANRLCDILKDLLPDLKLVTLEGAAKLAEELGLNVDEGAVFKKAMATVEELLKGLDEGSAQFREKQLPLQGHLWSKLAEIEKEERKKKEINNQLQKEKKDILAELRSYKMTPAMKIFTNALFTTDKVERACFLSWMKLKLQLMQTEKPDSLQNLLTSLQRKKNDCMPNLSDELENGNNDDLGDSDSFCTESTFEEEQTEEQTRENNDMLNGSNELENGNNDDLGDSDSFCTESTFEEEQTEEWTRENNDMLNGSNELQNGANGHRGDCDTCCSESTSEEEQTEEQPVNTELQVPEQQFETGQKLEHIVQSTHEVIDQRFYMASNEKEIQGKELIENNVGFEGSNSDPVYVGQNGHLKSGENGTLSNQHQDEPELTLAESDLTSSVQQTCQDVSFEHQVAPCSQPLEPSLGLEHFLREMSLIFELTHISPGSGSQNVLRLPSIATELLFYGIPLELMDGDASNIPIHWLSCVFAKLGHRLPQERSRTRVLTNLGVHNSMNAEVLSALFGVKFPEGRKRSTRGLYMVALCLPDELKKDMECDFLLLIDVEGLCSDNQRNTLIHDNEMATVATGLSDVLMHNISSHAGTEFETDFTVIASALLRIKECGSMPICQLLAQDEDISCLLQASQLKHVTDVLQTKTAKTTRCITCVKGPWNNMSLSEPVDLQYTKAVLKLKKNLFGALKKCAAKSEATGLPGIMSRLCAVWDAVRADSYSIELQNTDIALAFSLFCTEHSEIEDRFLEHIESWLVGATEKIFAPKANALDAAIQNNLLSELKDEARKEVKTEVDKLRSKVEASLKKDNYLKISPCKPVLMSHMDDLQERVTEEIIQKLDTVNESHCSSSQLTNFEIILEKEQESKLQALIKNSKSTKVLLQDTELEEEFDGMWSKILSNFDFRPSEKDDITTRVINILKKNLLSRGLRKHMKKVEDIHQNQPSTFYAYDEHFGYRSRLKHIDDNNRLQRLQAQQLACKIIEEYNQFVADKSSSHVDFTDSFITEQLENVEKALKEKSMEIRSAFEVDLKVYLCRAACQDFQKLHDCYAKDKELLTYITANKSVYLAEFVYQFRKRDQCQRAAQAFTSMVLKPTVLDYIYRPLGMSIVEEIRGKGQQYRSRRAFHHSLLEELIKEDSFESFLEYLHSYDNFSMRKIKETVDNHLSETTNLDILRQKRLGDIVGKIVAAVSETAEGTNGVLSDSKPLLERVCLTLERDSNVDVTRASLDGPLFSISTEWDRFITCLMELLAAMRLDLAQEFSQNVDITQLLQCLPIQPQDYLFNRLRGCDKHCPLCGAPCELEEMGHTVHEAVLHRPKGMWPNDSCSLPGISCPESMTEDNPDQSTDTHDMSVPCTHLHSLYPDWSISPEHPDSQMPSAYWRYVLARFNEKFAEKYEREPAKIPDKWKMITVEEARDSLNEAFLSGQY from the exons ATGTCAGTCAAGCTTCCTAAGAGGCTgagcagcaaaaagaaaa AACCCCCAAAGGACAATGCCCAGGCTGAGGTCCTGAATAAGCTGGGCCTGGAGGCCTTCTCAACTACACCTCTAGACCCACCATCTATGTTGGACATCAGCACTTGGACTCTAAAGAAACAAGAACCTCTGGAGCCCAAGAATCTACCATATGCTTTCCTCCAACGTCTTTGGCTACTTAGCCCAGATGCCCGGAGTCCAATgacaacaaaatgtaatgtaaacaatgacaacaaattACCTGAGGAGATGATCAGTGGTAGTGGAGAAAGCCAGTGTGCCATTAACCCCCTTGATCTAGTTACAGCTGTCTTTATGTCTGCAAACACATTCCTTCAGCAGGAGATTACCATGCATATGATGCAATGCCAGTTTGCTGTGCCCCTGGTCCTTCCAGACAGAGATCCAGAAAAACCCAATCACTTCCTTATTTGGCCTTTGAGAGGTGTTGTGAGTCAATGGAGGTCTCATTTTCCAGATAGGAACAGGGAGGTCCATGAGGGAAATTTAGCAAGTACATACATGCCAATGGTTTCCTGTGTGAAGCTTGGCCGCTGTGGTGTTTCCAAGTCACAGGTGCTAAACAATGTTATAAATGGACTAGGATCTCCCAGTGAAACATTTCTCCACAGGGGGATGGATGGCGGACAGCTGCCCCGAAGACTCTCCAATGGCCTGGTAGAGATCGGATGGTATCTACCCACTGGAGACAATGCCAGAGATATTTTCCCTGTTCCCGTAGTCATCTCTAACCTACGTGGTGATGCCAATACACATGAAAAAATCCTCTGGTTTCTATGTCAAACATCCTCTGCTGTGGTTGTTTTCTGTGGGGatcttagagagaaagaaaaactactTCTTTCTTCCTGCAAAGATATGGCAAGCAAGCTCATACTGATTGACGTATCAGAGATGGAgaacaatgaaaacagagttgtgGGGTTTGTTAATCCAACCCTTGAAGAAGACATTGGACTTCCTGGAGGATCAGTACTGCAAGGGGGGACTTTGAGTGCAGAGGAACTGGCTAACAGGCTATGTGACATCCTGAAAGATCTCTTACCAGACCTGAAACTTGTCACACTTGAGGGAGCAGCAAAACTAGCAGAGGAGCTAGGGCTTAATGTGGATGAAGGGGCAGTCTTTAAAAAGGCAATGGCCACAGTGGAGGAATTATTAAAAGGTTTAGACGAGGGATCTGCTCAGTTTAGAGAGAAACAACTTCCTTTACAGGGACATCTGTGGAGCAAACTGGCTGAAAttgaaaaggaagagagaaagaaaaaagaaatcaacaaccaactacaaaaagaaaagaaagacatctTGGCAGAGTTGAGAAGCTACAAAATGACTCCAGCAATGAAGATATTCACCAATGCACTTTTCACAACAGATAAAGTCGAGAGGGCTTGTTTTCTTAGTTGGATGAAGCTGAAGCTTCAGCTGATGCAAACTGAAAAGCCAGACAGTCTACAAAATCTACTCACAAgcctgcaaagaaaaaagaatgacTGCATGCCCAACTTGTCTGATGAGCTCGAAAATGGGAACAATGATGACCTAGGGGACAGTGATAGCTTCTGCACAGAGTCAACGTttgaagaagaacaaactgaAGAGCAGACAAGAGAGAACAATGACATGCTTAATGGTTCTAATGAGCTCGAAAATGGAAACAATGATGACCTAGGGGACAGTGATAGCTTCTGCACAGAGTCAACGTttgaagaagaacaaactgaAGAGTGGACAAGAGAGAACAATGACATGCTTAATGGTTCTAATGAGCTTCAAAATGGAGCCAACGGCCACCGAGGGGACTGTGATACCTGTTGCTCAGAGTCAACATctgaagaagaacaaactgaAGAGCAGCCTGTAAATACTGAACTTCAAGTTCCTGAACAACAATTTGAGACTGGCCAGAAATTAGAGCATATTGTGCAATCCACACATGAAGTCATAGACCAGCGGTTTTACATGGCATCCAATGAAAAAGAGATTCAAGGTAAAGAATTGATTGAAAACAATGTGGGTTTTGAAGGAAGCAATTCAGATCCAGTCTATGTTGGCCAAAATGGTCATTTGAAGTCTGGAGAAAATGGAACCTTGAGCAACCAACACCAAGATGAACCAGAGCTGACGCTAGCTGAATCAGATTTGACGTCTTCTGTCCAACAAACATGCCAGGATGTTTCCTTTGAACATCAGGTAGCCCCATGCTCACAGCCTCTTGAACCCTCACTGGGGCTTGAGCACTTCTTGCGTGAGATGAGCTTGATTTTTGAGTTAACACACATCAGCCCCGGCAGTGGAAGCCAAAATGTGTTGCGTCTCCCTAGCATAGCCACAGAGCTTCTTTTCTATGGGATTCCACTTGAACTTATGGATGGAGATGCCTCAAACATCCCCATCCACTGGCTGAGCTGTGTCTTTGCCAAGCTTGGACACCGTCTACCTCAAGAAAGGAGCAGGACCCGAGTGCTTACAAACCTTGGAGTGCATAATTCTATGAACGCTGAGGTTCTTTCTGCATTATTTGGAGTGAAATTTcctgaaggaaggaaaagatcCACCAGAGGGCTGTACATGGTTGCCCTATGTCTCCCAGATGAACTTAAAAAGGACATGGaatgtgattttctgttgttaaTTGATGTTGAAGGTCTCTGCTCAGACAATCAAAGAAACACTCTGATCCATGACAATGAGATGGCAACTGTTGCAACAGGATTGAGTGATGTTTTAATGCACAACATCTCTTCACATGCGGGTACTGAATTTGAAACTGACTTCACTGTCATAGCCAGTGCTCTCCTACGCATCAAAGAATGTGGCTCCATGCCCATTTGCCAACTCCTGGCCCAGGATGAAGACATTAGCTGCCTATTACAAGCCTCACAGTTAAAGCATGTAACTGATGTGCTTCAGACTAAGACTGCAAAGACCACACGCTGCATAACCTGTGTCAAAGGGCCTTGGAACAATATGTCCCTCTCTGAACCAGTTGATCTGCAGTATACTAAAGCTGTGTTAAAGCTTAAGAAAAACCTGTTTGGGGCACTGAAGAAGTGTGCAGCAAAGTCTGAAGCCACAGGTCTGCCTGGAATTATGAGCCGTTTGTGTGCTGTTTGGGATGCAGTGAGAGCAGACTCATACTCCATTGAGCTGCAAAATACTGACATAGCGTTAGCGTTCTCTTTATTTTGCACAGAACATTCCGAAATAGAGGATCGTTTCCTGGAGCACATAGAAAGCTGGCTTGTGGGGGCAACAGAGAAGATCTTTGCCCCAAAGGCAAACGCTCTAGATGCTGCAATCCAAAATAATCTTCTGAGCGAGCTGAAGGATGAAGCCAGGAAAGAAGTCAAAACAGAGGTGGACAAACTCAGGTCAAAAGTAGAGGCATCTTTGAAAAAAGACAACTACCTTAAAATCAGTCCATGCAAGCCAGTCCTAATGAGCCATATGGATGACCTCCAGGAGCGAGTAACTGAAGAGATAATACAAAAACTGGACACAGTCAATGAGAGCCATTGTTCTTCCTCACAGCTGACAAATTTTGAGATCATACTCGAAAAAGAACAGGAATCCAAGCTACAAGCACTGATAAAGAACAGTAAGTCAACCAAAGTTCTCCTTCAAGATACAGAACTAGAAGAGGAGTTTGATGGTATGTGGAGCAAGATTTTGTCCAACTTTGACTTCAGGCCTTCAGAAAAAGATGATATTACGACAAGAGTGATTAATATTCTGAAGAAGAATCTACTCAGTCGTGGGCTCcggaaacacatgaaaaaagttGAAGATATCCACCAAAACCAGCCATCTACCTTTTACGCTTATGATGAGCACTTTGGATACCGCAGCAGATTAAAGCACATTGATGACAACAACAGGCTACAGAGGTTGCAAGCTCAACAGCTAGCATGCAAAATCATAGAAGAGTACAATCAGTTTGTAGCAGATAAGTCGAGCTCCCACGTAGACTTCACTGACAGCTTCATCACAGAACAgttagaaaatgttgaaaaagcTTTGAAGGAAAAATCTATGGAAATTAGATCTGCTTTTGAAGTCGATCTGAAGGTATATCTTTGTAGAGCTGCATGCCAAGACTTCCAAAAACTACATGACTGCTACGCCAAGGACAAAGAGCTTTTGACATATATCACTGCAAACAAGAGTGTATACTTAGCAGAGTTTGTCTACCAGTTCAGGAAGAGAGACCAGTGTCAGAGGGCAGCTCAAGCATTCACCAGCATGGTACTCAAACCTACAGTGTTGGACTACATCTACAGACCTCTGGGGATGAGTATTGTAGAAGAGATCCGAGGTAAAGGCCAGCAGTATCGATCCCGACGTGCCTTCCACCATAGCTTGTTGGAAGAACTGATAAAGGAGGACAGCTTTGAAAGCTTCCTGGAATATTTGCATTCATATGACAACTTCAGTATGAGGAAGATCAAGGAGACTGTGGACAATCACCTGTCTGAAACAACCAACTTGGATATTTTGCGGCAAAAGAGACTTGGAGACATTGTAGGAAAGATTGTGGCAGCAGTGAGTGAAACAGCAGAAGGTACCAATGGAGTGCTAAGTGATTCAAAGCCACTGCTGGAGAGGGTGTGCCTCACTTTAGAGAGAGATAGCAATGTAGATGTCACCAGGGCCTCCCTCGATGGACCACTCTTCAGTATCTCCACAGAATGGGATCGCTTTATCACATGTCTAATGGAGTTGCTGGCAGCAATGCGACTGGACCTAGCCCAGGAGTTCTCCCAAAATGTGGATATCACTCAACTACTTCAGTGCCTTCCAATTCAACCCCAAGACTACCTTTTTAACAGACTTAGAGGCTGTGACAAACATTGTCCTCTCTGTGGAGCCCCCTGTGAGTTGGAAGAGATGGGGCATACGGTTCACGAGGCAGTACTCCACAGGCCCAAAGGTATGTGGCCCAATGACTCCTGTTCTCTGCCTGGCATCAGCTGTCCTGAAAGCATGACCGAGGACAACCCAGAccagagcacagacacacacgacATGTCTGTGCCATGCACCCACCTCCACTCCCTCTACCCAGACTGGAGCATCTCTCCAGAGCATCCGGACAGCCAGATGCCCAGTGCTTACTGGAG GTATGTGTTGGCGAGGTTCAATGAGAAGTTTGCAGAGAAATATGAGCGAGAGCCAGCAAAGATCCCTGACAAGTGGAAGATGATAACTGTGGAGGAGGCACGGGATAGTCTGAATGAGGCCTTCCTCTCTGGACAGTACTAA